DNA sequence from the Rhizobium sp. NXC14 genome:
TCTCCCGGCACCATCTGCAGTCCGGCAAGGATCAGAAGCGCCATGAAGGGCGTCGTCTTCCAGACGTCGACGATCAGCACGGCGACCATCGCCGTTTCCGGATTTGCGGTCCAGGCGATCTTCTCGCTGATCAGGCCGAAGCCGAGCAAAATATCATTGAGAATTCCGAACTGATCACTGAGCATCCAGGCCCACATCTTGGCCGAGACGATGGTCGGAATCGCCCAGGGAATGAGGATTGCGGCCCTAACGATGCCACGCCCGACGAACTGCGCGTTGAGCACCAGCGCGACGATCAATCCGAGTATGGTCTCGATCGCGACCGAAAGGAGGGTGAATTTGGCAGTGTTCCAGACGGCAGTCCACCAGATCGGATCGGCCAGCAGGCCGCGATAGATGGTCTTTCCGCTCTTCAGCGTCACCCACGACAAATAATTGGCAAAGCCGACAAACTCAGCATTGCCAAGGTCGTTGAGCGACGCATTCGTAAAGCTGAAATAGATGGTTCTGAACAGCGGCCAGCCCGCGACAACTGCCAGGATCAACAGCGTCGGCGCCAGAAAAATCCAGGCGGACCGGACGCGCTCGGATCGCAGCTCGGTAGAGGCTCTGAGCTTGGAAACCTTGGGTTCAATTGCTTGTGGAACTACGATTTCAGTCATGAAACGCCTTTCCGTTTAGCCCTCCGGAGACTGGACCGACGCCCTCTCGGCCGCCGGTCCCGCTACTCACCAGGCGTCGCCCTTAAGGGTCGTCAGGTCGGCTTCCAGGAGCTCGAGGTTCTCGGCGGCCGAGCCGCTGCCGGACAGCGTATTGTGCACTGCCGTCCAGAACTTGGAGGACACTTCGTTGTATTTCACCTTGGCTGTCGCCGAAGGACGCGGCACCGCATCTTGGAAGATGGGTTTCCAGTTGGGCATGAAGGGCTGCGCGGCGGCAATATCCTTGTCGTCATAAAGGTCGGTCAGTGTCGGCAGATTGGACAGCTCGATGGCGCGAGCCTTTTGCACGTCCTTCGACGCCAGGAATTTGACGAGCGCGATGGCTGCTTCCTGCTTTTCCGAATATTTCGACACCGCCAGGTTCCAGCCGCCGAGTGTCGAGGATGGCTTGTCGCCGGCGGCCGCAACCGGCAGCGTCATCACGTCGAACTTGCCCTTCACGGCGCTATCGGCGCCGTTGCCGAGGGAATAGGCATATGGCCAGTTGCGCATAAAGACAGCGTTACCGGTCTGCCAGACACCGCGCGATTCTTCTTCCTGATAGGCGAGCACGCCGGGCGGCGAAATCGTGCCGATCCATCCCTTGGCGCGTTCGAGCGCTGCCGCCGCCTTCTCGTTGTTGATCGAGATCGTGCCGTCCGGCTCGACGATCTGGCCGCCCCCCGACGACTTCACCCATTCCAGCGCGTTGCAGGTCAGCCCCTCATAGGAATTGCCCTGGAAGACGTAGCCCCAAAGGTCCTTCTGGCCGGCCTGACGCTCTTTATCCTGGACCTCCTTGGCGGTTGCGGCCATCTCGTCCCAGGTCTTCGGCGGCAGCTTGTCATATTTCTCGAGCAGGTCCTTTCGGTAAAACAGCGCCGGAGCATCGGTAAACAACGGCAGCGCCACGAGCCGGCCATTGACGGTCTGCGAAGCGATGATTGACGGGAA
Encoded proteins:
- a CDS encoding ABC transporter substrate-binding protein, whose amino-acid sequence is MKNFALALSAIGLALAAGPIHAAEISFAANTTGKNVEFLNKQLAIFEKETGNQVKLVTMPSSSSEQFSQYRLWLAAGNKDIDVYQTDVIWAPQLADQFIDLKEATKDVAGQFFPSIIASQTVNGRLVALPLFTDAPALFYRKDLLEKYDKLPPKTWDEMAATAKEVQDKERQAGQKDLWGYVFQGNSYEGLTCNALEWVKSSGGGQIVEPDGTISINNEKAAAALERAKGWIGTISPPGVLAYQEEESRGVWQTGNAVFMRNWPYAYSLGNGADSAVKGKFDVMTLPVAAAGDKPSSTLGGWNLAVSKYSEKQEAAIALVKFLASKDVQKARAIELSNLPTLTDLYDDKDIAAAQPFMPNWKPIFQDAVPRPSATAKVKYNEVSSKFWTAVHNTLSGSGSAAENLELLEADLTTLKGDAW
- a CDS encoding sugar ABC transporter permease, with translation MTEIVVPQAIEPKVSKLRASTELRSERVRSAWIFLAPTLLILAVVAGWPLFRTIYFSFTNASLNDLGNAEFVGFANYLSWVTLKSGKTIYRGLLADPIWWTAVWNTAKFTLLSVAIETILGLIVALVLNAQFVGRGIVRAAILIPWAIPTIVSAKMWAWMLSDQFGILNDILLGFGLISEKIAWTANPETAMVAVLIVDVWKTTPFMALLILAGLQMVPGDIYEAAKIDGVNPVKVFWRLTLPLIRPAIMVAVIFRMLDAMRIFDLIYVLTPNNAQTKTMSVMARENLFDFDKFAYGATASTVLFLIIASVTVLYIWFGRVKLGGEER